A genomic segment from Juglans regia cultivar Chandler chromosome 14, Walnut 2.0, whole genome shotgun sequence encodes:
- the LOC108992985 gene encoding U-box domain-containing protein 13-like isoform X1, whose translation MEDEKVALVRSLIDIVNEIASISDFRSTVKKQYCNLARRLKLLIPMFEEIRDIKEAVPEETIKALFSIKEALQSAKDLLRFGSEGSKIYLVLEREQIMNKFQEVTAQLEQALSGVTYENLDISDEVKEQVELVLAQFRRAKGRVDAPDVELYEDLLSLYNKGNDAATDLAVLRRLAEKLQLMGIADLTQESLALHEMVAASGGDPGESIEKMSMLLKKIKDFVQTENPDMDAPPRENILPPSCSGQASNDKNHKAPVIPEDFRCPISLELMTDPVIVSTGQTYERSCIEKWLDGGHGTCPKTQQTLSSTVLTPNYVLRSLIAQWCETNGIEPPKRPSNSRASKTTSACTPAERTKIEILLRKLASNNPEDKQSAAAEIRLLAKRNADNRVAIAEAGAIPLLVGLLLTADSRTQEHAVTALLNLSICEDNKGSIISYGAVPGIVHVLRKGSMEARENAAATLFSLSVVDENKIRIGNSGAIPPLVTLLSEGTQRGKKDAATALFNLCIYQGNKGKAVRAGVVPTLMRLLTEPGGGMVDEAMAILAILASHPEGKAAIGSAEAVPVLVEVIASGSPRNRENAAAVLVHLCAGDQQHLVEAKELGVKGPLVDLAQNGTDRGKRKAAQLLERMSRFDEQQKQAQAEAQTEQSQASSTTDADDS comes from the exons ATGGAGGACGAGAAAGTAGCGCTGGTTCGGAGCCTCATCGATATAGTGAATGAGATTGCTTCGATCTCGGACTTCAGGTCTACGGTCAAGAAGCAGTACTGCAATCTGGCTAGGAGGTTGAAGCTGTTGATCCCAATGTTCGAGGAGATTAGGGACATCAAAGAGGCGGTCCCGGAGGAGACCATCAAAGCTTTGTTTTCCATCAAGGAAGCTCTACAGTCGGCAAAAGACTTGCTCAGATTTGGTAGCGAAGGGAGCAAGATTTACCTG GTCTTAGAGAGGGAgcaaataatgaataaatttcaAGAGGTGACAGCTCAACTGGAACAAGCTCTGAGTGGAGTTACCTATGAAAATCTTGACATATCTGACGAAGTTAAGGAACAG GTTGAACTTGTCCTTGCTCAGTTCAGAAGAGCCAAAGGAAGGGTTGATGCTCCCGATGTTGAGCTTTATGAGGATCTCTTATCTCTTTACAACAAGGGCAATGATGCAGCAACAGATCTAGCTGTCCTAAGGAGATTAGCTGAAAAGTTACAATTAATGGGAATAGCTGACCTAACACAAGAGTCACTAGCTTTGCATGAAATGGTTGCTGCCAGTGGGGGAGATCCTGGGGAGAGCATTGAGAAGATGTCaatgctactgaagaaaatcaaGGATTTTGTGCAAACAGAAAACCCTGACATGGATGCTCCTCCCAGAGAAAATATTCTTCCTCCGAGCTGCAGTGGACAAGCATCCAATGACAAAAATCACAAGGCCCCAGTTATACCAGAAGATTTCCGCTGTCCAATATCCCTGGAGTTGATGACAGATCCTGTCATTGTTTCAACAGGGCAG ACCTATGAACGATCCTGCATTGAGAAGTGGCTGGATGGAGGGCATGGGACATGTCCAAAGACACAACAGACCCTCTCTAGCACTGTGTTGACACCCAACTATGTTTTACGTAGCCTCATAGCTCAATGGTGTGAGACAAATGGCATTGAACCACCAAAACGACCCAGTAATTCTAGAGCCAGTAAAACGACATCTGCCTGTACACCTGCTGAACGTACTAAGATTGAAATTCTCCTTCGGAAGCTTGCATCCAACAACCCTGAAGACAAGCAATCCGCTGCAGCCGAGATCCGCCTTCTTGCCAAGCGAAATGCAGATAACCGTGTGGCCATTGCTGAAGCTGGTGCAATCCCTCTTCTCGTTGGCCTCCTTTTAACAGCTGACTCCCGTACCCAAGAGCATGCGGTGACAGCACTACTTAACCTCTCCATATGTGAGGACAATAAAGGAAGCATCATATCGTATGGGGCAGTTCCTGGTATAGTTCATGTGCTCAGGAAGGGGAGCATGGAAGCACGGGAAAATGCAGCAGCTACCCTTTTCAGCCTCTCTGTCGTGGATgaaaataagattagaattgGTAATTCTGGAGCCATCCCTCCACTTGTGACACTACTGAGTGAAGGAACGCAGAGGGGTAAGAAGGATGCTGCGACAGCACTTTTCAACCTGTGCATTTACCAAGGGAACAAAGGAAAGGCGGTGAGAGCAGGTGTTGTTCCGACATTGATGCGGCTCCTAACAGAACCGGGAGGAGGAATGGTGGATGAGGCAATGGCCATTTTAGCAATACTGGCTAGCCATCCTGAAGGTAAAGCTGCCATTGGATCTGCAGAGGCAGTACCAGTATTGGTAGAGGTTATTGCGAGTGGATCCCCCAGGAATAGAGAGAATGCAGCTGCAGTTTTGGTGCACCTTTGCGCTGGAGACCAACAACATCTCGTAGAGGCCAAAGAGCTTGGAGTTAAGGGTCCACTGGTGGATTTGGCACAAAATGGCACAGACAGGGGCAAGCGAAAGGCTGCACAGTTGCTAGAGCGTATGAGCAGGTTTGATGAGCAACAGAAGCAGGCTCAGGCAGAAGCTCAGACGGAGCAGTCACAGGCATCCTCTACGACTGATGCCGATGATAGCTGA
- the LOC108992985 gene encoding U-box domain-containing protein 13-like isoform X2, protein MNKFQEVTAQLEQALSGVTYENLDISDEVKEQVELVLAQFRRAKGRVDAPDVELYEDLLSLYNKGNDAATDLAVLRRLAEKLQLMGIADLTQESLALHEMVAASGGDPGESIEKMSMLLKKIKDFVQTENPDMDAPPRENILPPSCSGQASNDKNHKAPVIPEDFRCPISLELMTDPVIVSTGQTYERSCIEKWLDGGHGTCPKTQQTLSSTVLTPNYVLRSLIAQWCETNGIEPPKRPSNSRASKTTSACTPAERTKIEILLRKLASNNPEDKQSAAAEIRLLAKRNADNRVAIAEAGAIPLLVGLLLTADSRTQEHAVTALLNLSICEDNKGSIISYGAVPGIVHVLRKGSMEARENAAATLFSLSVVDENKIRIGNSGAIPPLVTLLSEGTQRGKKDAATALFNLCIYQGNKGKAVRAGVVPTLMRLLTEPGGGMVDEAMAILAILASHPEGKAAIGSAEAVPVLVEVIASGSPRNRENAAAVLVHLCAGDQQHLVEAKELGVKGPLVDLAQNGTDRGKRKAAQLLERMSRFDEQQKQAQAEAQTEQSQASSTTDADDS, encoded by the exons atgaataaatttcaAGAGGTGACAGCTCAACTGGAACAAGCTCTGAGTGGAGTTACCTATGAAAATCTTGACATATCTGACGAAGTTAAGGAACAG GTTGAACTTGTCCTTGCTCAGTTCAGAAGAGCCAAAGGAAGGGTTGATGCTCCCGATGTTGAGCTTTATGAGGATCTCTTATCTCTTTACAACAAGGGCAATGATGCAGCAACAGATCTAGCTGTCCTAAGGAGATTAGCTGAAAAGTTACAATTAATGGGAATAGCTGACCTAACACAAGAGTCACTAGCTTTGCATGAAATGGTTGCTGCCAGTGGGGGAGATCCTGGGGAGAGCATTGAGAAGATGTCaatgctactgaagaaaatcaaGGATTTTGTGCAAACAGAAAACCCTGACATGGATGCTCCTCCCAGAGAAAATATTCTTCCTCCGAGCTGCAGTGGACAAGCATCCAATGACAAAAATCACAAGGCCCCAGTTATACCAGAAGATTTCCGCTGTCCAATATCCCTGGAGTTGATGACAGATCCTGTCATTGTTTCAACAGGGCAG ACCTATGAACGATCCTGCATTGAGAAGTGGCTGGATGGAGGGCATGGGACATGTCCAAAGACACAACAGACCCTCTCTAGCACTGTGTTGACACCCAACTATGTTTTACGTAGCCTCATAGCTCAATGGTGTGAGACAAATGGCATTGAACCACCAAAACGACCCAGTAATTCTAGAGCCAGTAAAACGACATCTGCCTGTACACCTGCTGAACGTACTAAGATTGAAATTCTCCTTCGGAAGCTTGCATCCAACAACCCTGAAGACAAGCAATCCGCTGCAGCCGAGATCCGCCTTCTTGCCAAGCGAAATGCAGATAACCGTGTGGCCATTGCTGAAGCTGGTGCAATCCCTCTTCTCGTTGGCCTCCTTTTAACAGCTGACTCCCGTACCCAAGAGCATGCGGTGACAGCACTACTTAACCTCTCCATATGTGAGGACAATAAAGGAAGCATCATATCGTATGGGGCAGTTCCTGGTATAGTTCATGTGCTCAGGAAGGGGAGCATGGAAGCACGGGAAAATGCAGCAGCTACCCTTTTCAGCCTCTCTGTCGTGGATgaaaataagattagaattgGTAATTCTGGAGCCATCCCTCCACTTGTGACACTACTGAGTGAAGGAACGCAGAGGGGTAAGAAGGATGCTGCGACAGCACTTTTCAACCTGTGCATTTACCAAGGGAACAAAGGAAAGGCGGTGAGAGCAGGTGTTGTTCCGACATTGATGCGGCTCCTAACAGAACCGGGAGGAGGAATGGTGGATGAGGCAATGGCCATTTTAGCAATACTGGCTAGCCATCCTGAAGGTAAAGCTGCCATTGGATCTGCAGAGGCAGTACCAGTATTGGTAGAGGTTATTGCGAGTGGATCCCCCAGGAATAGAGAGAATGCAGCTGCAGTTTTGGTGCACCTTTGCGCTGGAGACCAACAACATCTCGTAGAGGCCAAAGAGCTTGGAGTTAAGGGTCCACTGGTGGATTTGGCACAAAATGGCACAGACAGGGGCAAGCGAAAGGCTGCACAGTTGCTAGAGCGTATGAGCAGGTTTGATGAGCAACAGAAGCAGGCTCAGGCAGAAGCTCAGACGGAGCAGTCACAGGCATCCTCTACGACTGATGCCGATGATAGCTGA